The nucleotide sequence TACAAAGTAAAATGCAGTTCTTGATGAATCTGGTGATCTAATTTTGAATTTAGATATTGGTATATTCTTTTCTATAAATTTTGACAAATATAGACTTCTTTTACTTTCTGAAAACCTAATATGCAATGCAGCGCGGAACGGAGGAAGTATgaatctttttcttttcttttttgagaacTAGAGTAGGATCTACTCTACAGGAGGTACATATTCAGACACCATCAGTGGTCCGAGTCCTTCCGGTACGTTGGCAACGATCTCCTGATTGCCTGCGGTTCTTGTGGCCGCAGCAAGCCCGTGGGCTAGCTCATTACATGATCTTCCCACATGGTTAAAACTGTAGCTCGCAAACACGGATAGAGCTTGTTTAATATCCTTGATCAGAGCGTAGCATTGGGACCGAGGCTGTCCCCGTACTGCTAGTTCTATGATTGCATGGCAGTCCATCTCCAGTATCAGAGGGCCTCTGTAATACTTTGCTAGAGTAAGCAGCCCGGTAAGCGCAGCTTTCGCTTCGGCCTCCTCGACGCATCGGCTAGCTGACAGGCTTCCAGAGTGAGACAACCACATGGCCTTTGCTGTCCCTGGCGACTGCTCCAGCAGCGGATTCGCCTGAATCGGCTTGGAAAGCTGCGTCGGTATTCAGCTTAACCGTGCCTTGTACTGGTCCCGTCCACTGCATGCTTTGTCCCCGTATGCAGCATGTATTATCCGCCTCTCCAATCCTGGGCACATTATCAGCCATTGCCGCTGTAACTAATTCCTCGACGTATTTCTTTAGGAATTGTACAGAGCCTAAGATAGATTCTTTGCCGTTGTGTCGTAACATGTCATCTCTCAGGTGCCAGCACCTCCATAACAGGAGTAAGATTTTTGACCGCATTTCCTCAGGTTCTCTGTCTAGCAGGACCTGCAGCCAGTCAGTTCCTGTATTTCTGAAAGATTTCTCTGATGGTAGTGTCCACTCCTTCCTCATGGCCTCTCGGAGGGCCCTGCTCTTTGAGCATGTGATCACTGCATGATGTTCATCCTCCGCCGCGTTGCCGCAGATATTACACGTTGAGTCCACCTCGAGCGTCCTCTTGAATTTATTACTTTTTGTGGCTAGGGTATTTGTGGCTACTCTCCACCCAAAAATTCTGACCTTCTCAGGCACCTTGGCTTTTCAAATAAGATCCCAAATACTCCGGTCACCCGCATCCCTAGTCGAGCTTGAAGGGTTTGAGTTTTCGTTTTGGGATAAGGTTGCTGCCAATTTGTACGCACTTCTGACTGAAAACACTCCATTCTTTTCACCATGCCAATCTATTCAATCTCTTGTGTCCGTCCTTGGGATGGGTATCTTGCATATTTCTTCAGCATCAAACTGGTGGAATATTTGTCGAATCAAATTTACATTCCATTCCTTCCCATCCTCTTCCATGAGTTGGTTCACCCATCGGAGCCGAGACCTTCTAATAAACGCTGCAGTCATAAGGCCTTCTTTTCGAGGAATCCATTGATCTCGTTGAATCTGAATATTTTTCCCATCGCCCACTCGCCAGATTAAACCCTTCTTCAGCAGTTCTAGGCCAAATTCAATTGCCTTCCAAACCGGGGAGGTGTTCGAGGCAAAGACGGTGTCTAGAAGGTCACCATTCGGGTAGTACTTTGATTTTAGGACTCTCGCGCATAAACTATCCGGGAATTGGATTAGCCTCCAACCTTGTTTAGCAAGGAGTGCTTGGTTGAACAGATGCATGTCTCTGAAGCCTATACCACCAGCCCGTTTAGGTTTAATCATGCGCCCCCAAGCCATCCAATGTACCCTTCTATGGCCTTCTTCGTCCCCCCACCAGAAGTCCCTAATCATTCTTTCATATTTCTCACAGGATCCTTTCAAGAGCTTGAACATGCTCATTGTAAAGGTTGGCAGGGCTTGGACAACTGATTTGACGTGGACTTCCTTAGCTGCATACGACATGAACCTCTCAGACCAGTCGTTGCATCGTTTCCCAAATCTATCCATGATGGGTTGGAAGTGTTCCTCCTTCATTCTCCCTTCCGGCGTGGGCAGTCCCAAGTACTTGCTCTCAAAGACCTCCGACTGCACCCCAAGAACTGTCTTGATTCCGTCTCTTGTTTCGGTCGGACATAGTTCGCTAAAAAGGATCGAGCACTTGTTTGACTTAGCAGTTGTCCCGTGCACTTCTGGAAGGTGTCCAGAACCTTCTTGATCGCCTTGGCCTGCTCTACGGATGCCTTGAAAAATAACAAGCTGTCATCGGCAAAGAGAAGATTAGAGATTCCAGGGCTGTTGCGAGCAATCTTAATAGGATTCACCCTTCCGGCCGCGATCTCCCGATTTATAAGATTTACCAGACCTTCCGCCACAAACAAAAATAGGTAGGGGCTGAGAGGGCCCCCTTGCCGCAGACCTCTAGACGGGCAGAAAGGTTCCAGAAGCTCACCATTACATCTTACTGAGTATCTCACTGATCGGACACACTGCATCACCCAGTTTGTCCATTCGCTGCAAAAACCACTCGTCCGTAGTACATCTTCCAAGAAGCCCCAGTCCACCCTATCATAGGCTTTGGCCAGATCCAACTTGTACGCACAATATGTATCACGCGTATTTTTGCTATGCTGGATTTTATGGAAGCACTCAAAGGCAATGATCGCGTTGTCCGTAATCAATCTGCCTGGGATGAAAGCGCTCTGGGTTTCTGAGATGATTTCATCCAGGATAGGACGTAGTCGGTTCACCAGGCACTTCGACACCACTTTGTAAATGACATTGCATAGACTGATGGGTCGGTAATCTTTCAGGGACTGAGGGTCCTTTCCTTTTGGGATAAGCACGATAACAATGTCATTTGTGCCCTCAGGGAGTACCCCATGTTCAAAGAAGTCTattaccgccttggtcacatcatcCCTAAGGACAGCCCAATTCCTTTGGTAAAAACGTGCTAGAAATCCATCCGGGCCGGGTGCCTTTAGCGGACCAATTTGAAACAAAGCATCACTGATTTCCAATGCAGAGAAAGGTTTGGTCAGCATATTATTCATTTCTTGTgttactttcacatcaaataactcCATTATTTCATGCGGCGTGACCCCATCCTCCTTCTCATACAGCTCTTTGAAGAAAGAATTTGTCATCTCTTTCAAGCCTGATTTGTCCTCTATCCAAACCCCACTAGAATCTTTCAGCTTTATTATATTATTCTTTTTCTTCCTCCATGTTGCTTTTCTCTGGAACCATTTGAAGTTTCTATCACCTTCTCTAATAAAGGTCACTCTTGATCTTTGCCTCCACATTAGTTCCTCCCGCAAGAGGAGTTCATCCAAGTCCTTTGATAGCTTGTTTACCTCACGCTGCTGTTCATGGGAATATGGAAGGTTCCACAAGATGCTCAAACGTTTTCTAATTTCTACAGTTTGTTTCAAAACCGACCCGAAGTCCTTCTGCGCCCAGTCCCGCAAATCTCTTTGCATCGTAGAAAGCTTCTCTCAAACTTGCCGCAGATTTCCAGCTTGGCCTCCCTTCTTCCATGAATTCTCTATTGCCGGCTGTAATGTGTTCACCCTTTCCCACATTTGTTCGTATCTGAAAATCTTAGGTCCATTCTCTCTTTTTGGTCTCCATTCATGCCTCTTACCAAGGCGCAACAGGATGGGCAGATGGTCAGAACGCGATGAGCATATGTGTTCCACCGTGGCGTTCCTGAAGTGGTCAGACCAGTCCGGGGAGGCGACCGCTCTGTCCAGTCTAGCTCTGACATTCTTCCTACCCTCTTGTTTGTTGTTATATGTCCACACCGGTCATTTGAAGCCCAGGTCAAACAAGTTACAGTCAGCAAGAACCGTGCGAAAATTCTCCATATTCTTCTCCGATCTATTTGAAGCAGAGAAGTGTTCCGACTGCCACATGGTTTCGTTGAAGTCACCAATCATGAGCCACGACATGTTCGCTGAATCCTTTATTCTCCGCAGCAAGGACCACATGTGATGGTGCTCATGAGCTTTCGGCTCCCCATAAACAAAGGTGGCCCTCCATTGGCAGCCAAGAGGGTTTAACCGGATCAAAACATCGATGTATCTCGCTCCCACGGCAATCTTTTTTATTTTGATACTCTCATCATAAAAGAGGGCAATGCCGGCACCTTTTCCGATGCCGGGTTGCGCGATACAATGCCGGAGGCCCAGCCTCCACTTGAGATTTTTGACGTACTGATTATTTTGCCGAGTCTCGGAAAGGAAGACGAGCTTGGGCTTGTAGGTGTGCACAAGGCACACGAGTTCCTGAACTGTGCGAGGTTGCCCGAGTCCTCGACAGTTCCAACTTAGTAGCGTCATGGCTCCTGGCGGGCGCCTTCCTCGGCGTCCGCCAGTTGACCGGTAGCCCCTATGCCGGTTGCTTCCTCACCACCGCCTGCTCCTCCTGCTGCACTTTCTTCCTCAGATCCTGCACctttgatcttcttcttcttcttctgatcacTGTTTGCCCCATCCTTGTTCTTACCATTTTCTGCCTTCTCTTCCCTCTCACGGTCGCCCCTCTTGCCCAGTACTGATGCTGATTTTTCAGGAGCCTTGACATGCTTCTTTGCCCCCTTCTTTTTCTCAGGGAACACCGGGCCATCCGAGGTGAGGCTCGGTCCAGTCAGTGCAGTATTCTGCATGGCGTTCCCCTCTGACTTTGCTGCCACTAAGTTCAGAGTGGGGGCTACAGCCGCGCCATCGATCGACTGATACCTCGGTTCAAAATCCGGCGGGTACAGTGGGTCCTCAACATGTGTGTCCTTTGCTATCTACACCTGCTCTGTTGGCTTCATGCTAAGTGGTGGAGTCTGAATTATGGCATCTGCCCTGTTCTGCTGTAAATCCTTCGGAGGGCTCGGGTCCAGCTTGGCATGTATCCCGGTCCCCTCTCCATTCCCAGTAATGAGAATAGCAGTAGGCGCCACCGAGGACACCTGCGTATTAGTGCAGGACCCGCCATCCAAGACCCGTAGTTTGCTCACTGCAGCAATAGCCGCCTGCACCACTGGGTTCGCcaggatctcatcagggactctcTCGTACTCCGACCTGATGGGGCTGCCTCTGTCTCGAGCCACCTCCTTCCCGAAACTGAGAAGACGACGAGCACTACTAGCCACCAGGGCAACATATCCCCCTCTACTATTGCTTTTCTTATACGGGGAGGCACACATTGTTGCGGTGTACCTCATCTCTTGGAGGCCCACCGGCAACTTACAATCGCGTTGTCCATGCCCGAGAAAACCACAAAAACCGCAAAAACGCGGCGCTCTCTCATACTTCAACTCTAGGAAAAACAACTCATTATTTGCCCTATCATGAGAAGTAAGCTTATCTCTGGGAGGTTCATCTACATCATGTTCCACATGAACTTGAAGGAAATCACCCCAGACCTTACCACAATTGTCTGTGTCAACCTCCAGAACCTTGCCGAGCTTTGCACCCAGCTTCCATGCCACCCCTTCATCCAACATGATCGGGGGGACATCATGGATGCGGACCCATATTGGCATATAGGCCACCTCCACGTCGCCCGGGGGATGGCCGCCATCCACCGTAACCATCAGGAAAGCATTAGCATTGTAGGTCCATGGACCATTGTCGAGGATGAAGCNNNNNNNNNNNNNNNNNNNNNNNNNNNNNNNNNNNNNNNNNNNNNNNNNNNNNNNNNNNNNNNNNNNNNNNNNNNNNNNNNNNNNNNNNNNNNNNNNNNNNNNNNNNNNNNNNNNNNNNNNNNNNNNNNNNNNNNNNNNNNNNNNNNNNNNNNNNNNNNNNNNNNNNNNNNNNNNNNNNNNNNNNNNNNNNNNNNNNNNNNNNNNNNNNNNNNNNNNNNNNNNNNNNNNNNNNNNNNNNNNNNNNNNNNNNNNNNNNNNNNNNNNNNNNNNNNNNNNNNNNNNNNNNNNNNNNNNNNNNNNNNNNNNNNNNNNNNNNNNNNNNNNNNGTGACCACGGAGACCCCACTTGTTTTTTAGGGCGCCGATCAGGCCCTCGTTGCTGTAGGGCAGTGGCGAGAAGTAGAGCCCTACAGCGATCCACCTGTACCACATGGCCTCCCTCTCCTTGGTGAGGTCCAGCTCGACGACGTCGTCGACCCGAGGTGCAATGTTGACAGGGAACCTTGGGGCAACAACATCGCCGCCAGCCCCGTACCTTCTCATGTTCGCACGACCATCTTGGTTGCGGGAGGATTCCCCTCGGAGGAGCACCCTGGAGATGTTTCCACCACCGCCAGAGTGCGTCCCACCCATGCCGGCCTCCGCAGCGGCCTTTCCCTTCTGGTTCTCCTGGTTTTCCATCGATAGAGCAGGCGCACTGGCAAGACAAGGCTCAAAGGATTGTGTGCTCCTCTCATCTGCCTTGGGGCCTTTTAAGTCCATGATTTCTTGATCTGGATCCGATTGCTTCTGGTCGACTGATTTGATAGCAGTAATTTTCCTTTTATGTTGATCCCCTGTCACCATCTCGGATCTTGAGTGCCCTCCTCCTTTATCCGGTGGATCCTTGTCCGGCGAGTATGAGATCAGCATCCGATTTGGTTTGGCTTTCCTCTCCCCTAGTCCATGGGCCAGATCCTCTCTCATTGTAGTCATCCTATCCCTGATTTTGGTCACCACATCATTTGCTGGATCAGATGGTTTCTCATCAGAAACCTTCCTTGCCCGGGCGATTTGATTTCTTTCCACCGCGATCCGCTTGATCGCTCTCCTTGTCCGCATCCATGCCTCCCGCAGGCCCAGGGGATCGCCTTCCTTCTGCATCTCCGATCTTCCATCACGCTCTGATCTCTGGCCTTCCACGTCGTATGATCTTCCGGTCTTCAGGGCCGGCGGGATCTCGCTCGAGAATCGCCTCCCCGTCGTCTCGACAGGGGCTCCGCAGTTTCCGCTCATGTTGAAAGTGGTATTTGCATTTGTGGCTACGTTGAAAGTGGTTGAGTGAATACATGCCAAAAATCATGTTTTGCACATAATTTGTTAGCTACATTGCACCATTGAGCAGTTTGATGTCTGGTGTTTGGTTGGCAACATTTTTGGGTTATGGATGTTAACATGCAAAACATGTCGTTTGGTTCTGCATGGCCTATGTTTGTGATCACCTCTTCTCACCGGTGATGATCTTACCACACAACACACATGACAACTTGCTCTTCCATAGAGGTGTGGATGCTATTTTGTAGAAGCCCCCTATTCATAAACATCTCTGCAAGCATGGCGGAAGGTGATAGTCGCACCTAAAGCATGTTCATAGCCTCTACATCATTATTGTTGTAGTAGTTCAGATTCTTCATCTTGTCCCTATCTCAGATCATTCAACCATAACGGATGATATACTTGTCATTCTGATGAACATCTCTTTTGTTGACCAACATGACCCGGGGCTGAATCACGGCTATCACAACAGTTGCTTGAGCAACTAGCTTCATTGTTTGTCCATAACGACCTAACGGCGACATCGATGTTGCAGTAAGTAATAGCGAAATCGACCTACACCANNNNNNNNNNNNNNNNNNNNNNNNNNNNNNNNNNNNNNNNNNNNNNNNNNNNNNNNNNNNNNNNNNNNNNNNNNNNNNNNNNNNNNNNNNNNNNNNNNNNNNNNNNNNNNNNNNNNNNNNNNNNNNNNNNNNNNNNNNNNNNNNNNNNNNNNNNNNNNNNNNNNNNNNNNNNNNNNNNNNNNNNNNNNNNNNNNNNNNNNNNNNNNNNNNNNNNNGACAACCCGTCCATTGTGAAGACGAGGATGACGAGGCGAAGGGAGAATAGTATGTCCTGCTGTCGGAGATTGAAGTCACCGCCGTCGCGACCGCTGGTGCCAAGAACCAATGTTGGGTTTGTCCTAGCAGCAGAGATGAGCGAGTAAATGAGTTGCATTTCGCGCTATTGAAATGCCGATGCCGTCCGTCGTTGTCCACCGAGAACGACCGCCCGTACACGTACACGCACGGAGTGGCGTGGCTCCTACCACCTGCTCGGGCTCGCTAGTACTACAAGACCGACGCCGTGCACGACAGACATGAAAAATATACTCACATACAGTACTTAGCTTGTGTCTTAATTCATGCCCACTCACATTCGATGATGATTCTTCGTACTCACGCGACCAGTACAGTACTTCTATTAGATGCGCTAATAAAAGGGTCAAAACAagtgaatcaacctgtggttgagttagTTAGGTGGACAATGGTATTcctaacccaccagggttcaaattttGGTGCTCGCagtatttctggatttatttcaggatttccggcgatgcgctttcagtgggaggaaacGTTTCCGTCGACGaagaggcgcctacggtgacttcgtaaatctcaagatgatatgccggctcagtctctcggagatgctcataagggtagggtgtgtgtgcgtgcgttcacagggatgagtgtatgcgcgtgtatatgagcgcttgtgtctgtagtGATGCTAAAAAAAAGGgtcaaaacaaaaaaaacacaaaaggGCGAGCCTggaacactctctctctctctatcggtTAAAGCTGACTTTCTGCCTGCACTCCAAAAAAGGGTCTCCGGAGCCAGAAACGCCCAAAACGAAAGCACGCGCGACGCCACGGACGCCACCCGACCAGCGGCCGCCGCTCATCGCTCCCTCCGCCCGCGGCGCCAGAGCCGGCCCGACCCCCCGCGACCCGGGCACCGCCGCTGGAGGCCACCAGCTCCCAGGGAGCGCGGCCGGCCCGGCCCccccgcgcggcggcggcggcggcggacgacgcaTATTCCTCTGTTTCTTGGCCGACGGCAGAGGAGAGGGGCGCGGCTCGGTCGAGGCGATGTGGGGTGCCAGGGGGGAGGAGAAGGCCGGCGGCGCCTGCGAGGAATGGAGCTACCAGCTGGGGAACAAGGTGAGATTTGTGAAATCCCTCGTATGGATCCCTCTGGGTTCCCTCCCTTCGATTGAGGGAGGGATTCCTTCTTTTGGGCGGCGTTGTTTCTCCTGCGAGTTCGTTCCGGGAGTCATCTCAGCTGCCCCTTCCGGCGCAGCTCATCATCCGGTTTGGCTGGTGCTTCTTTCATCGCTTTCCTTCCACGCCGCGCCTCTAAACTTCAAATACGGCGGATCTCGGCAGCTCCAAATTCCAAAAGAGATGTTTTTTACTTGACCAGCGCCGGGCGATGCGGTCAGATCCAGAATCCAAATCAGTTCTCCATTCTCCTCCTTTTTGTTTACTTAGTGGAGTACAGTACTACTTTACATAGTATAACACTTGAGCTTTTTCTCCGACATTCCGTTTCTTCTTTTTGGTCCAAGTTTTCTTTCTAGTACAGTAGTATAGTACATCTTGTTCCATTCAATACAGTTATGGAGCGTACTTGATCCGAACGTTTCTGTTGATGAACAAGTTAGGAAGTCTGTACTTCTCTTGTTTAATTTCCGTATTCATTGCACAGGTTAGGAGTAGTTCGGCTGGCTAAAGTAGGTAGTCGTTTATTTTGCCATCCATGGCTATTGGCTGCCCGTTCCTACTTTTAGGTCTGATCTGATTATTCTTTGGGATAATTTTTTTTTGGAAAGCTGTGTGTTCTGATGTTGCTGCTTGTTTTCCACTCTTAAATTTTAGTAGCTCACTGCATTTGCTATTTCGATAGCGAACTCGTTTTTCCTAGCTGAAAAATGAGTTGGAATAGATCTTCAGTGGAGTAACGCAGTTTCCAGATGGAACATTCAAGATTTGTACTTACTAGTACACAGCAAAGGGGATCTTTGGCTCCTTGTTATATGTTCCATTATTATTGGTGAAGGAACGCAATCATAGACAGTACATGGACCATTTAACCTCAAGACCTGGTAGTACATTGAGTGATTGAGTAAAATTTGTTTAAAACCTTTTTACAGCCAGGTGGAATCGAATCACAGACTCTCTGTCCCTGAAATTAGCACCATATAGTTACCGATCCTTGTCAATCTCGGCGAGGCGACCCTGGTATGCCAAACAAGTTTTACTCCTATAAGGTCCGGATTGACCGGGTCAGGAAGTACACAGTGCTAGTTTCAGGAATTGGGAGTTCAGGGTTTAGAACATATTTTACTCTAGTAGATTTTGTTCAGTATCTTATCAAGCCTAAATTAATGTTTTCCGAGGTCATCATTTTTGTTTATTTTGACTACATTCCTTATTCCTCTGAAGGATAGAGTTAAGGAAAAATGTCAGATTTGGAATTCTAATAGCTTTGATTAGCTATTTAATTTGTTTAAAACTTGAGCTGATTGCAACTTACTTACAGGATACGCTGAGTTTGAAAGCTCCAAAGAAGTCGCCCCTTGCGTTGAGAATGGTTGTTCTCACCATGACTATGATCTGTGGGGTGTTTATTTGCTCAATGTGTATGAAGCAGCTAGGAAGCGACAGCTGGTCAAGGATAGTGAAGATTCAAGTTGCAGAACAGTCCTGCAATAAGTCTTTAGTTCCTCCTTCTGAGGTTCAGTTTGTGCATTATCCGCAACCACTAAATTACAGCAGGTGATATTTGTGCTAAAGCTCGTTTGAGCTATCTACATTTGGCTTGCATAATGATGTCTGATGGTAATTTTATTTTGTAGGAAAGAATGCACCTGTACCCCTGTCCGCTTCTTTGCAATTATCTCATCGCAGCGGTCTGGAAGTGGCTGGTTCGAAACCCTTCTAAACAGTCACATAAATGTTAGCTCTAATGGAGAAATCTTCTCGAAGAAAGAAAGGAGGAGCAACATTTCATCTATAATAAAGACAATGGACATGGTGTATAACTTGGATTGGAATAGTAGCGCTTCCAAGAATGAGTGCACTGCTGCTGCTGGCTTCAAATGGATGCTTAATCAGGTGATGATTTTGATCAGTTCTTTTTTTGCTTCATTCTTTTTATGTGTAGGCATCATTATGAGGTTGCTGTTAAAAGCAATATACACATGTTTTTAGAGCTGTTTAGGGTATTCATGTTAAAAGCAATATACTTAGGACGTCTGCTTGCTGGTTAAAGAACTGTCCCTTGCATTCCGTGAATGCTCTGTTATGTTCACATTGTACTCATAATATATTGGTTTTCTTCCTGATTTTTGCATCCTGTTCCTCTTCTCAGGGAATCAGGAATATTTTAACCTTGAATATCATTAGCGCAGTCTCCCTGAGTAATTTTGCCA is from Triticum aestivum cultivar Chinese Spring chromosome 3A, IWGSC CS RefSeq v2.1, whole genome shotgun sequence and encodes:
- the LOC123062982 gene encoding uncharacterized protein, with amino-acid sequence MWGARGEEKAGGACEEWSYQLGNKDTLSLKAPKKSPLALRMVVLTMTMICGVFICSMCMKQLGSDSWSRIVKIQVAEQSCNKSLVPPSEVQFVHYPQPLNYSRKECTCTPVRFFAIISSQRSGSGWFETLLNSHINVSSNGEIFSKKERRSNISSIIKTMDMVYNLDWNSSASKNECTAAAGFKWMLNQGLVANHAAVVDYFNQRGVSVIFLFRRNLLRQMVSQLANNHDRYLKQLKGKHKAHVHTKDEANILAKYKPRLNTTTLMWSLKQADDYTRKALENLKSVHHITLYYEDLIQNRTMLGDVLDFLKVPVRKLVSRHVKIHTKPLSDQIENWDEVYNALNGTKFESFLNADYRT